The Hydractinia symbiolongicarpus strain clone_291-10 chromosome 2, HSymV2.1, whole genome shotgun sequence genomic sequence CGCTCACATTTAACGAGTTACAGTTACCGTAAACGGGACATGCTGGGAATTGGCCACTAACTAAAATATGGATTACACTTGAAGTTTACTTTTAACACACGGGTTATGGTAGAAAAATTGACATTAACAAGACACTCAATATTCTCAATTTCTATAGCATTAAAAAATGGTAGcgttttttgaattttcattGGTTGTTAAAAACTTATCCTTCTGCTTGAAAGTTAACCTGTACTTTCAAAACGTTTCTTAGTGCGCATGCACAGAAACTAATCACTAGGACTTGTATGAAATACGATGTAATGTATTTCATACAAGTCCTTATGTATCTAATCACCACACCTCTTGgcaaaaccttttaattaaactATACAAATATTATTTCCCAACCGGTTTTTAGGCTTGCCCGTTTCAAGTGGAAGTATACACAAAGCGTGGAAAAAATGATATCACTTTACTTGGCGTTAGTGACGGTGGTGCACCATTGCAAAATGCTTTGATGGAATCAATAAAAGCTGTCTCAACTGTGACGCAGATAAGAAGCAAGAGAGATTTATTGTTGCACATTGCGCAATTTGAAAATCGTATTTCTGTGGCTGTTGACAACCAGGTATGTTTTTATAGTTTGGTTGACAACTAGGTGCATTTCAAAAGTTAGATTAATAGCCAGATACGTTTCAAAATTTGATAGTGAAGTGTTAAAACTCGCTGATCAAAATGTAACtccttaaaatttaattgacaACTGGCTATGGTCTTACAAACTGGTGCTTTTTTGTAGTTTTATTGACAACCTGGTATCCTAATAATTATCAATTATTCGTTTGATggcgtaaaataaaatttagattgttaatgttattattagtatccattttgttgttgttttgttttgctgtgGTTTTGTAACTTTGTctcaattttttgtaatattttaattttctttcagtCTCACAGCATTGTTGGTATACAAGTGGATTGCAAAGGAAGTGAGAATTTAATAAGTAATCAGGGAAGTTTGGAAAATGTTGAAGATATTGATCCCAAAAGCATGACGGTAAGCTTACTACGAAATGTTTCATGAAATTACATGTGTAAAAAATCGTATTTTCGAAGTTTCACCGACGTTTGTTGTGCCATCTCATTTTCCGATGTAAGTTGCACGCTTACTGCTCTATGAAGCTTTAAATCTATCTAAGTGGAAACCTATCCATGATGCTGTTCTACCCATGATGCTGTTCTACCCATGATGCTGTTCTACCCATGATGCTGTTCTACCCATGATGCTGTTCTACCCATGATGtagtatattattttttgtttttagattatACATCATCTCACGCCAGAACGAAAAAATGAAGCGATGTCACTGAAGTACCAAGAAAGTGTAATACGATAATCCGAACGTGCTGGATGAATATATCTGTCATTATGTACGAAGTTGTAACTTCATGAAGTCTCCGCCTAAATGtagattgttttaaaaattctgcTCCGTTGTAACACtatttttgaaccaatttttcGCACTGGTTATGAAATATATAAAGTATAAGTTTATTAGCCTGACGCTCAATGCAAGTTATTAGTGTAAGAACGTCAATGTGTTCCTCTCACATATTGTAGTGAACAAACATGATGCGACATTGATACATAAAGTGTGCATGCGATACGATGTTATATATGCCTATTTCTTAGTGTAGGGCATATACGAAACTGCATATATTGGCTGAATGTATGCATGTCTCATCGTAAACATATTAAATAGGTTTACTCCAGTCTATGTGTTTTAGGAATACCCGTTACTTCATTTATTAATCTCTCCGTAACTCGACGTTTTACCATAGCGCTGATGATGTCACTTTAATTTTTCAGCGAGATTCTTGTTTCAATTCTTCCTACTTCGTATTTTGATGGGGTATTATATGAAGTGCTAGCACTGTGTACATGTACGttattctaattttttatttatttaattatttctgAAATATTACTCAGTTTTTTGAAGCAACACGaagtatatagttttttttGGTTCGTAACATTCCCAGCGAGCCGCCATGTCGCATTTTAATATGAATTCACTATAGCCATGCGCTAAAACCCTTTACATATTTCGACCCCCTTCCACCACTCTTATATTCTATCTTCTTCTCGGTCATATCGAAGACTTGTTTTTCCAATGAACCTAAGATGCATAACAATTCGTTTAtctcattctcgtccccagagctctttgagataaatccTCGAAAGTACTTTCAAGTTTATCTCAAATATGTAGCTCTGAGGTCCAGTATGCGTTTATCAAAGCCCTGAGAACAAGGGTGCACATTATATAAGGTATGTATTGTTTGAACTCCGTGTACACTCTCCCTAAATTTTACCGCTCTGTCAAAAGTCTGTTTCGAGGAATGATAACGCTTGTGTCATATCACTAGAAAGAGTTAAAATAGTGTTTATCACAAAATGTTCGCAAATAGATTATAGATTCGGAAAAGCTTTACGCGCCCTGACACGTAACAAAGGATTTTGTCGGTAAACTTTTTGTGTTGTCGCAAAATTTGCTTATTTTTCAGGGAGTCTATAGGCTCGCTATGCACTTTTTTTGCCATAAAGCTATAGAGGGGGACAAAATTGACGAATAATTGGACGAACCCACAATTTTATTGGCTTATAAGTATTATCAGCTAAATGTTGGATGTGGTTAAACTCAATTAATCGCGAGAATATATAAAAACCAGATAAAAAACTTCATcggataaataattttttccataCATATTAGTTCCATACATATTAGGAATACTTTCATAAAAAACggattaaaagcaaaaaaatccgataatgaaaaccagataaaaaagtcgaatcgtgattaaaattaaaaattgaaactttACTAATTTGTTTTCGCATCAATTATGTTAATTTCAAATTCTTCAAATTTTTGCAGCTTTTAAATACAGTAAAACAATATATCAGCAAAGATATGTTTTGATTGACGTCTCAAAATTTTACTTGCCATAATTCTTAACACTACCAATTTGATCTGCAACAACAATATTCTGCTGTATTCATTATTTCCAAATGACCACTTTTTCCTGCCCAGATGATTACGTTATTTACTCACCCAgttcgttttattaaaaaattgttttatggtAAAAATTAGCGCATAGGTAGACATATTACCGGAAATTTGATTTCATTATAATATGATGTGATATGAAGTCAGACACATTTCTTGCCCACTCGGCGCGGAATTTAAATTATGCATGCCATTATGATTAATTATGGGGAAAAATTCAGtcaataacattttaaaattccgTTTTCAcatttgaagatttaaagtctACGTTGTTAAGTCTTTTACGCTAGGAGGCCCGATCGGAAAATCGGAATATGTATGCAGGGAAAATTACGCAGAGTCACAAACAAAACTTGTCCGGGAAGTTTACTGTTTGCTTGTCTATTTCTATTGTTGTTTGCCCACACAGTTTTTGTGACAATCCTGAGCCGCTCTAACGGGCGACCTAGTGGCACTACCAAATATATGAAAATAGCAAAACTCCCTGTAAATTAGGTTGGAAAATCCTTGATGCTTATATCAGGTTTAAAATGTGGAACCAGAGATTTCGATCGAAACTCTGGAAAAAAGGTCGTATTTACTGATATGGTAGCCTGGTACAGAATACATGTATACGTATCCGATATATGTTAGACATGACtgcaatatataaatatatacactGTTGATGTATAAAGTtcttgtgaaaatataatattatatataaccTTTTATGTACATCATTGAAGGTATGTTATTAAAAATTCGCTGATGTACAAAAGCGAAActtgaaaataaataacaaatactTTCAAAAAACACCATCTACATATATATATCGTAACTCGAAAATTCTCATTATTAAATCCTGCCCCATGGTCCTTTTAGCAACGtaattttaagttgttttttatttacctaGTTAGGTTACCAGAACTGGTGAATTGTTTTGTCGGGAAATAACGCAGTTCGGTAGcaacaatgattttaaaataagttGAACATAAATTGTGACGTCATAATGGCAAAAACCCGAAGTAAAAAACGGTGTGAGATAGTCTGtaaaaaaagtgtgaaaaatgCGAAGTTCTATCAAAagtacacacaaaaaaatctcACGAAGTTAACAAAATTTAGtacgtttttataaaatttaaaaaaaaaattaaattcagtCGTATTTAGAATCGCTTTTTCATTGTACTTTCATTCGTCTAAATCCACGACAAGTTCTCCATCTGTATCAGACAATGGCGAACTAACAGGAGTCTCCTCTGCCGAGTCTATAACGTTATCACTATCAGAAGATCTCAACGAGGCTTGTGCCAAatctaaatcatttttcaaaggAGTGCGACTTGCGTAGTTCTCGGGATGCGATGCTTCGTATTCACTTTCTGATCGAAAGTCCTTCGGAAAGAATACGTTCGCCGTGTTGGCACGGATAACTGGTGTGACTTGACTCACCAGCTCCGACATTGATCTTCGATGTTCGTGTAGAAAAGGGGACCCAGGAGCTGCTCTCCCCTCATAATTTTGGTAGCTCATCGGACTGTGTGTAAGGAGAGGCCCCTCTGAGTGAGGTCTGGGTATCAAGAGATTTTTGCGACTGGCCTCCTCAGTCGCAAATTTATATACAGAATTGGAAGAGTGTTGTGCTTTTGGAGCATGGGATTTAGTCTGCAAGTTTTTGTCTGTGTGACGTAATGGTTTAATTGTTGTCACATCTAAGACTCGTGCTAACATTTTCTCACCGAAACGAAAATGTAATCTTTTGTGTGGCACTTTTTCCAAGATCTTCATTTTGTAGTAGTAACGCATTGCTCGCGCCATTTTTTCGTAGGTCATGCATGTACGGTTCTTTGATTGTCCCCATAAGTCAGCTATCACAGCTGTCTTGATTAACCGAAATTCACCCCGTTCTCGATTAGTCCATTCAATGCATTTGTTGGGTTTATTCTTTTCTTGGTCTAACATACTACGTAAAAATTGCCATAAATGTAAGCAGTTGTTATCTAAAGAAACAAAccaagagataacattaaaataattttacatcTTCAGGATTGAAAACCTCCTACGAAGTCTGCAACGACTGATGGTATCAGATGTaatttattgaaataaataaatgaaaacaaaaggtTATAATTCAAAACAACGACTTActttttgttctctttttttCCTTCGCAATGGCTTGCCCCAAGTGTTCATTCGCCACCATAGTTAAACTCAGTAGGCCTCCCAGACCAGATTTGTTATCACTTGATTGAGTACTATCGACAGTCGAGACTTGTACCAATGAAGGCGGGGAAGTTGAAAAAGAATGCTCTTGTTTCATTTGGTCTTGATCACCCAATTCCTTTTTTACTCCATCTACTCCAGCTTCGTATCCGCTATGGATAGTCCTTATATCAGTGGACATATTATGATCACGTGATTGTTTCTCTCTTGATTCAGCCATCATTTTTTCGACGTGCGCATCGAAGGCTTTAAGGGCTGCTTTAGATGCTTCGTCGTATACATGAAGTCTGTGCCCGTTGACGTACTTGTTATGATGATTAGACACATGTCCACTTTGCTCTGAGTATGGCCGAGTTTCACAAGGCGGCGAGGTACTCTCACTTACCGAACAATATGCATGTTTTATGTGGAGGCTAGATTTTTTATTCGGACGAGTTAGGCTAATATTGGAAGGATCACTCGAATAACCACTTTCAGTCGAGTACACTCGATGTATTGTTGACGGACGAATAACAGAAAAAGCACTGGGTCGAGTTTCACTTGTTTCGTGTAACGTGTTACGTGTAGCGTATTCTTCTTCATATTTTGAGCGTACTAAATCATACCGTGATTCCGTTTCAGATGTAGATATAGATTCCTGTTTATAACGACGGTAATACGGATGAATGCCGTCTTCATATTTACGCTGCGACGTGCAATGCGTCCAACGACGTTCTGGTGAATGACGACTTTCTCTGTCATAAGGCGACTTTTTGCTCATTCGACCTTCGTCAATAGTTTTATTGTAAATTAAATCATAGTAAGTGTAACCACTCATATCCTTATGTGGAATATCAGCTCTTATTGGTGTATATTTAATACGAGGCTTTGTATGAGAACGAGACTTACAATGTTCATCTTTTGTTAAACAAGGGCATCCTTCTGTGCATTTGATTGGATAAGAACTTGCGCCACGTTCTAACTCATACCGCCCTTCTACAATCTGTTCTTCCCGCCTTGGAGGCGTAAAACTTAATCGCAAATCACTTTCATAATTTGGTACAGATTCGATTCGTTTTCTGCTCGATGCATGCAATTCATATGGGCGATGAATTTTTGGAGATACAGATCTCACTCTTGCTTGATGCTCATATTGATCATTCTCAGCCCTGCATCTACGCTCTTCATGATGTGCACTATGTACAGGTACTAATGAATGCATTTCTTCTCGTCGTATTTTCTCGAAGGATGTGTTGTAATAAGAGCTTGGAT encodes the following:
- the LOC130629406 gene encoding uncharacterized protein LOC130629406 isoform X1 → MVVKHDWLTLFLPIQLTTFETKCENNNNNNKKLFQPYLCKLPETEEELVQPRIEDKNYKTMLETRGQAVIRPPFNYIDRGYPSSYYNTSFEKIRREEMHSLVPVHSAHHEERRCRAENDQYEHQARVRSVSPKIHRPYELHASSRKRIESVPNYESDLRLSFTPPRREEQIVEGRYELERGASSYPIKCTEGCPCLTKDEHCKSRSHTKPRIKYTPIRADIPHKDMSGYTYYDLIYNKTIDEGRMSKKSPYDRESRHSPERRWTHCTSQRKYEDGIHPYYRRYKQESISTSETESRYDLVRSKYEEEYATRNTLHETSETRPSAFSVIRPSTIHRVYSTESGYSSDPSNISLTRPNKKSSLHIKHAYCSVSESTSPPCETRPYSEQSGHVSNHHNKYVNGHRLHVYDEASKAALKAFDAHVEKMMAESREKQSRDHNMSTDIRTIHSGYEAGVDGVKKELGDQDQMKQEHSFSTSPPSLVQVSTVDSTQSSDNKSGLGGLLSLTMVANEHLGQAIAKEKKRTKNNNCLHLWQFLRSMLDQEKNKPNKCIEWTNRERGEFRLIKTAVIADLWGQSKNRTCMTYEKMARAMRYYYKMKILEKVPHKRLHFRFGEKMLARVLDVTTIKPLRHTDKNLQTKSHAPKAQHSSNSVYKFATEEASRKNLLIPRPHSEGPLLTHSPMSYQNYEGRAAPGSPFLHEHRRSMSELVSQVTPVIRANTANVFFPKDFRSESEYEASHPENYASRTPLKNDLDLAQASLRSSDSDNVIDSAEETPVSSPLSDTDGELVVDLDE
- the LOC130629406 gene encoding uncharacterized protein LOC130629406 isoform X2; this translates as MAGTACIVPPIQLTTFETKCENNNNNNKKLFQPYLCKLPETEEELVQPRIEDKNYKTMLETRGQAVIRPPFNYIDRGYPSSYYNTSFEKIRREEMHSLVPVHSAHHEERRCRAENDQYEHQARVRSVSPKIHRPYELHASSRKRIESVPNYESDLRLSFTPPRREEQIVEGRYELERGASSYPIKCTEGCPCLTKDEHCKSRSHTKPRIKYTPIRADIPHKDMSGYTYYDLIYNKTIDEGRMSKKSPYDRESRHSPERRWTHCTSQRKYEDGIHPYYRRYKQESISTSETESRYDLVRSKYEEEYATRNTLHETSETRPSAFSVIRPSTIHRVYSTESGYSSDPSNISLTRPNKKSSLHIKHAYCSVSESTSPPCETRPYSEQSGHVSNHHNKYVNGHRLHVYDEASKAALKAFDAHVEKMMAESREKQSRDHNMSTDIRTIHSGYEAGVDGVKKELGDQDQMKQEHSFSTSPPSLVQVSTVDSTQSSDNKSGLGGLLSLTMVANEHLGQAIAKEKKRTKNNNCLHLWQFLRSMLDQEKNKPNKCIEWTNRERGEFRLIKTAVIADLWGQSKNRTCMTYEKMARAMRYYYKMKILEKVPHKRLHFRFGEKMLARVLDVTTIKPLRHTDKNLQTKSHAPKAQHSSNSVYKFATEEASRKNLLIPRPHSEGPLLTHSPMSYQNYEGRAAPGSPFLHEHRRSMSELVSQVTPVIRANTANVFFPKDFRSESEYEASHPENYASRTPLKNDLDLAQASLRSSDSDNVIDSAEETPVSSPLSDTDGELVVDLDE